The proteins below come from a single Panicum hallii strain FIL2 chromosome 7, PHallii_v3.1, whole genome shotgun sequence genomic window:
- the LOC112898947 gene encoding protein LOW PSII ACCUMULATION 1, chloroplastic isoform X3, which translates to MAATLRSPPSISVSVPCAALSASLHSSLPISRRPSLSCSRACRAGVRCSAANKPSPPPPTTPDSSEVSSMARIRSEVLSPFRSVRMFFYLAFMASGALGGLIALTQLLPALSNPARAAGAAETLKGLGIDAAAVALFAFLYSRESKAKDAQVGRLAREERLSRLKLRAGAGDGRPLALGELRGTARLVIVAGPGEFVAESFRRSQPLLRELAERAVLAVPFATDGNAPELRLDGAGEGGVDDDDDLARRSRRLWQLTPVYTTEWAHFLVPDDCRWLDDQKKLAGVPPDSPVYLSLRMDGRVRGSGVGYPPWQAFVAQLPPVKGMWSGLLDGMDGRVL; encoded by the exons ATGGCGGCGACCCTCCGGTCTCCCCCCTCCATCTCCGTCTCCGTCCCATGCGCCGCCCTCAGCGCCTCGCTCCACTCCTCGCTGCCAATTTCTCGCAGGCCATCGCTCTCCTGCAGCAGAGCATGCCGCGCCGGCGTCCGCTGCTCCGCCGCGAAcaagccctcccctcctccccccacCACTCCGGACAGCAGCGAGGTAag CTCCATGGCGAGGATACGGAGTGAGGTGCTGTCCCCGTTCCGGTCGGTGCGGATGTTCTTCTACCTCGCGTTCATGGCCAGCGGCGCGCTGGGGGGCCTCATCGCGCTCACGCAGCTCCTCCCGGCGCTGTCCAACCCCGCGAGGGCCGCCGGCGCGGCCGAGACGCTCAAGGGCCTGGGCATCGACGCCGCGGCCGTCGCGCTCTTCGCCTTCCTCTACTCGCGCGAGAGCAAGGCCAAGGACGCCCAGGTGGGCAGGCTCGCGCGGGAGGAGCGCCTGTCCAGGCTCAAgctccgcgccggcgccggggacgGCAGGCCGCTCGCGCTTGGCGAGCTGCGCGGCACCGCGCGGCTCGTCATCGTGGCGGGGCCCGGGGAGTTCGTCGCCGAGTCGTTCCGCCGGAGCCAGCCACTCCTGAGGGAGCTCGCGGAGAGGGCCGTGCTGGCGGTGCCCTTCGCCACGGACGGGAACGCGCCCGAGCTCCGGCTCGACggggccggcgagggcggcgtcgacgacgacgacgaccttgccaggaggagcaggaggctcTGGCAGCTCACGCCGGTGTACACCACTGAATGGGCACA CTTTCTTGTGCCTGATGATTGCAGATGGTTAGACGATCAGAAGAAGCTGGCCGGCGTGCCACCTGATTCCCCCGT GTACCTCTCGCTCCGGATGGACGGGCGCGTCCGCGGCAGCGGCGTGGGCTACCCGCCGTGGCAAGCGTTCGTGGCGCAGCTGCCGCCGGTGAAAGGGATGTGGTCGGGCCTTCTCGACGGGATGGACGGCAGGGTGCTCTAG
- the LOC112899899 gene encoding DNA mismatch repair protein MSH1, mitochondrial isoform X1 gives MQRVLVSSLVAATPRWLPLADSILRRRRPRCSPLPMLLFDRRTLSKPRKVSRGISMASRKATKQGEYCDEGMLSHILWWKEKMERCRKPSSIQLTQRLVYSNILGLDTALRNGSLKDGTLNMEILQFKSKFPREVLLCRVGDFYEAIGFDACILVEHAGLNPFGGLRSDSIPKAGCPVVNLRQTLDDLTRCGYSVCIVEEIQGPAQARTRKGRFISGHAHPGSPYVFGLAEVDHDVEFPDPMPVVGISHSAKGYCLISVLETMKTYSAEEGLTEEAVVTKLRICRYHHLYLHSSLRNDSSGTSRWGEFGEGGLLWGECRGKSFEWFDGSPIEELLCKVREIYGLDEKTVFRNVTVSLEGRPQPLYLGTATQIGVIPTEGIPSLLKMVLPSNCGGLPSMYIRDLLLNPPSFDVAAAVQEACRLMGSITCSIPEFTCISAAKLVKLLESKEVNHIEFCRIKNVLDEIMLMSRNAELSAILNKLLVPASVATGLKVEADMLMNECSLISQRIAEVISLGVENDQAITSFEHIPKEFFNDMESSWKGRVKRIHAEEEFANVDRAAEALSTAVIEDFMPIISRVKSVMSSNGSPKGEICYAKDHEAVWFKGKRFTPNVWANTPGEQQIKQLKPAIDSKGRKVGEEWFTTVKVENALNRYHETCDSAKNKVLELLRGLSSELQDKINILVFCSTVLIVAKALFGHVSEARRRGWMIPTISPLSKDCIVEESSSEMELVGLFPYWLDVNQGNAILNDVHMHSLFVLTGPNGGGKSSMLRSVCAAALLGICGLMVPSSSAVIPHFDSIMLHMKAYDSPADGKSSFQIEMSEIRALVSRATARSLVLIDEICRGTETAKGTCIAGSIIERLDTVGCLGIISTHLHGIFNLPLSLSNTEFKAMGTEVIDGCVNPTWRLMDGICRESLAFQTARGEGMPDLIIRRAEELYLTMTANNKQATSMVHNEPSNVSSSVNGLVEKPDSLRNRQEILPGAFEPRRREVESAVTMICKKKLVDLYNKRSIIELVDVVCVAVGAREQPPPSTVGRSSIYVIIRSDSKLYVGQTDDLVGRLHAHRLKEGMQDATILYIVVPGKSVACQLETLLINQLPLKGFKLINKADGKHRNFGMSRISEEAIASH, from the exons atgCAGCGGGTGCTCGTGAGCTCGCTCGTGGCCGCCACGCCGCGGTGGCTCCCCCTCGCCGACTCCatcctccggcgccgccgcccgcgctgcTCCCCTCTCCCCATGCT GCTATTCGACCGGAGGACTTTGTCCAAACCTAGGAAGGTCTCACGAGGCATTTCAATGGCGTCTAGGAAAGCTACCAAACAGGGAGAATATTGTGATGAAGGCATGCTGTCACATATCTTGTGGTGGAAAGAG AAAATGGAGAGGTGCAGAAAACCGTCATCCATACAATTGACTCAGAGGCTTGTGTATTCAAATATATTAGGGTTGGATACAGCTTTAAGAAATGGAAG TTTGAAAGATGGAACACTAAACATGGAAATTTTGCAATTTAAATCGAAGTTTCCTCGTGAGGTTCTACTTTGCAGA GTTGGAGATTTCTATGAAGCTATTGGTTTTGATGCCTGCATTCTCGTAGAGCATGCAGGCTTAAATCCTTTTGGAGGCTTGCGTTCTGACAGTATTCCAAAAGCTGGGTGTCCAGTCGTG AATTTACGGCAGACATTGGATGATTTGACTCGATGTGGTTATTCTGTG TGCATAGTTGAGGAAATCCAAGGCCCAGCTCAAGCCCGTACCCGGAAAGGTCGATTTATTTCTGG GCATGCACATCCTGGTAGTCCTTATGTGTTTGGTCTTGCAGAAGTAGACCATGATGTAGAGTTCCCTGATCCCATGCCTGTAGTTG GGATTTCACACTCTGCAAAAGGCTATTGCTTGATATCAGTTCTGGAGACAATGAAAACTTATTCAGCTGAGGAGGGCTTAACAGAGGAGGCTGTGGTTACTAAGCTTCGCATATGTCGTTATCACCATCTATACCTTCACAGTTCTTTGAGGAATGATTCTTCAG GGACATCACGCTGGGGGGAATTCGGTGAAGGAGGGCTCTTGTGGGGAGAGTGCAGGGGGAAGTCCTTTGAGTGGTTTGACGGTTCACCCATTGAAGAACTTTTATGTAAG GTACGGGAAATATATGGGCTTGACGAGAAAACAGTTTTTCGCAATGTCACCGTCTCATTGGAAGGCAGGCCTCAACCTCTTTATCTTGGAACTGCTACTCAAATTG GAGTCATACCAACTGAGGGAATACCGAGTTTGCTAAAAATGGTGCTCCCTTCAAATTGTGGCGGGCTCCCATCAAT GTATATTAGAGATCTTCTTCTTAATCCTCCATCATTTGATGTCGCAGCAGCGGTTCAAG AGGCTTGCAGGCTTATGGGCAGCATAACTTGCTCCATTCCTGAATTTACTTGCATATCAGCAGCAAAG CTTGTGAAGCTACTTGAGTCCAAAGAGGTCAATCACATTGAATTTTGTAGAATTAAAAATGTCCTTGATGAGATCATGCTCATGAGCCGAAATGCTGAGCTTTCTGCTATCCTGAACAAACTGCTGGTACCTGCTTCTGTGGCTACTGGTTTGAAAGTTGAAGCTGATATGCTA ATGAACGAATGTAGCTTGATTTCACAACGAATTGCTGAAGTGATTTCTTTAGGTGTTGAAAATGATCAGGCAATAACCTCATTCGAACATATTCCAAAGGAGTTCTTTAATGACATGGAGTCATCTTGGAAGGGGCGTGTGAAAAGGATCCATGCTGAAGAAGAGTTTGCAAATGTTGATAGAGCCGCTGAGGCATTATCGACAGCG GTCATTGAAGATTTTATGCCAATTATTTCAAGAGTGAAATCTGTAATGTCCTCAAATGGAAGTCCTAAAGGAGAAATCTGTTATGCAAAAGATCATGAAGCTGTTTGGTTTAAAGGAAAGCGATTCACACCAAATGTATGGGCTAACACCCCTGGCGAGCAACAAATAAAACAACTGAAACCTGCAATTGATTCAAAAGGCAGAAAGGTTGGGGAGGAATGGTTTACAACGGTCAAAGTTGAGAATGCTTTAAACAG GTACCATGAAACTTGTGATAGTGCTAAAAATAAAGTTCTTGAATTGTTGAGAGGGCTTTCAAGTGAATTGCAGGACAAGATTAACATACTTGTCTTTTGCTCAACGGTGCTCATCGTAGCAAAAGCACTGTTTGGTCATGTTAG TGAGGCCCGAAGAAGAGGTTGGATGATTCCTACTATATCTCCCTTATCAAAG GACTGTATTGTGGAGGAAAGTTCAAGTGAAATGGAGTTAGTAGGGCTCTTTCCTTACTGGCTTGATGTTAATCAAGGGAATGCAATACTGAATGATGTCCACATGCACTCTTTATTTGTTCTGACTGGTCCAAATGGTGGTGGTAAATCTAGTATGCTGCGATCAGTCTGTGCAGCTGCATTGCTTGGAATCTGTGGCCTGATGGTGCCTTCATCTTCAGCTGTAATCCCACATTTTGATTCCATTATGCTGCATATGAAAGCCTATGATAGCCCAGCTGATGGGAAAAGTTCATTCCAG ATTGAAATGTCAGAGATACGCGCTTTAGTCAGCCGAGCTACTGCTAGGAGTCTCGTTCTGATTGATGAAATATGTAGGGGTACAGAAACTGCAAAAGGAACGTGTATAGCTGGTAGCATCATTGAAAGACTCGATACCGTTGGTTGTCTAGGGATCATATCAACTCATCTACATGGCATTTTTAACCTGCCTCTCTCACTCAGCAATACTGAATTTAAAGCTATGGGAACTGAAGTGATTGATGGGTGCGTTAATCCAACATGGAGATTAATGGATGGTATCTGTAGAGAAAGCCTTGCTTTTCAAACGGCAAGGGGGGAAGGCATGCCTGACTTGATAATTAGAAGGGCTGAGGAGCTATATTTGACTATGACTGCAAATAACAAGCAGGCAACATCAATGGTGCACAATGAACCTTCTAATGTCAGCTCCAGTGTAAATGGCTTGGTTGAGAAACCTGATTCTCTGAGAAACAGACAAGAAATTCTTCCTGGTGCGTTTGAGCCACGGCGGAGGGAAGTTGAGAGCGCTGTTACTATGATATGCAAGAAGAAACTGGTGGATCTCTACAACAAACGTAGCATCATAGAATTGGTTGATGTGGTCTGTGTTGCTGTTGGCGCTAGAGAGCAACCACCACCGTCAACTGTAGGCAGGTCTAGCATCTATGTAATTATCAGAAGTGACAGCAAGCTTTATGTTGGGCAG ACAGACGATCTTGTGGGGCGTCTTCATGCTCACAGATTGAAGGAAGGTATGCAGGATGCCACGATACTGTACATTGTGGTTCCTGGCAAGAGCGTTGCCTGCCAGCTGGAGACTCTTCTCATAAACCAGCTTCCTTTGAAAGGCTTCAAGCTCATCAACAAGGCAGATGGAAAGCACAGGAACTTTGGTATGTCTCGCATCTCCGAAGAGGCAATTGCGAGCCACTAA
- the LOC112899899 gene encoding DNA mismatch repair protein MSH1, mitochondrial isoform X2 — MPVVGISHSAKGYCLISVLETMKTYSAEEGLTEEAVVTKLRICRYHHLYLHSSLRNDSSGTSRWGEFGEGGLLWGECRGKSFEWFDGSPIEELLCKVREIYGLDEKTVFRNVTVSLEGRPQPLYLGTATQIGVIPTEGIPSLLKMVLPSNCGGLPSMYIRDLLLNPPSFDVAAAVQEACRLMGSITCSIPEFTCISAAKLVKLLESKEVNHIEFCRIKNVLDEIMLMSRNAELSAILNKLLVPASVATGLKVEADMLMNECSLISQRIAEVISLGVENDQAITSFEHIPKEFFNDMESSWKGRVKRIHAEEEFANVDRAAEALSTAVIEDFMPIISRVKSVMSSNGSPKGEICYAKDHEAVWFKGKRFTPNVWANTPGEQQIKQLKPAIDSKGRKVGEEWFTTVKVENALNRYHETCDSAKNKVLELLRGLSSELQDKINILVFCSTVLIVAKALFGHVSEARRRGWMIPTISPLSKDCIVEESSSEMELVGLFPYWLDVNQGNAILNDVHMHSLFVLTGPNGGGKSSMLRSVCAAALLGICGLMVPSSSAVIPHFDSIMLHMKAYDSPADGKSSFQIEMSEIRALVSRATARSLVLIDEICRGTETAKGTCIAGSIIERLDTVGCLGIISTHLHGIFNLPLSLSNTEFKAMGTEVIDGCVNPTWRLMDGICRESLAFQTARGEGMPDLIIRRAEELYLTMTANNKQATSMVHNEPSNVSSSVNGLVEKPDSLRNRQEILPGAFEPRRREVESAVTMICKKKLVDLYNKRSIIELVDVVCVAVGAREQPPPSTVGRSSIYVIIRSDSKLYVGQTDDLVGRLHAHRLKEGMQDATILYIVVPGKSVACQLETLLINQLPLKGFKLINKADGKHRNFGMSRISEEAIASH; from the exons ATGCCTGTAGTTG GGATTTCACACTCTGCAAAAGGCTATTGCTTGATATCAGTTCTGGAGACAATGAAAACTTATTCAGCTGAGGAGGGCTTAACAGAGGAGGCTGTGGTTACTAAGCTTCGCATATGTCGTTATCACCATCTATACCTTCACAGTTCTTTGAGGAATGATTCTTCAG GGACATCACGCTGGGGGGAATTCGGTGAAGGAGGGCTCTTGTGGGGAGAGTGCAGGGGGAAGTCCTTTGAGTGGTTTGACGGTTCACCCATTGAAGAACTTTTATGTAAG GTACGGGAAATATATGGGCTTGACGAGAAAACAGTTTTTCGCAATGTCACCGTCTCATTGGAAGGCAGGCCTCAACCTCTTTATCTTGGAACTGCTACTCAAATTG GAGTCATACCAACTGAGGGAATACCGAGTTTGCTAAAAATGGTGCTCCCTTCAAATTGTGGCGGGCTCCCATCAAT GTATATTAGAGATCTTCTTCTTAATCCTCCATCATTTGATGTCGCAGCAGCGGTTCAAG AGGCTTGCAGGCTTATGGGCAGCATAACTTGCTCCATTCCTGAATTTACTTGCATATCAGCAGCAAAG CTTGTGAAGCTACTTGAGTCCAAAGAGGTCAATCACATTGAATTTTGTAGAATTAAAAATGTCCTTGATGAGATCATGCTCATGAGCCGAAATGCTGAGCTTTCTGCTATCCTGAACAAACTGCTGGTACCTGCTTCTGTGGCTACTGGTTTGAAAGTTGAAGCTGATATGCTA ATGAACGAATGTAGCTTGATTTCACAACGAATTGCTGAAGTGATTTCTTTAGGTGTTGAAAATGATCAGGCAATAACCTCATTCGAACATATTCCAAAGGAGTTCTTTAATGACATGGAGTCATCTTGGAAGGGGCGTGTGAAAAGGATCCATGCTGAAGAAGAGTTTGCAAATGTTGATAGAGCCGCTGAGGCATTATCGACAGCG GTCATTGAAGATTTTATGCCAATTATTTCAAGAGTGAAATCTGTAATGTCCTCAAATGGAAGTCCTAAAGGAGAAATCTGTTATGCAAAAGATCATGAAGCTGTTTGGTTTAAAGGAAAGCGATTCACACCAAATGTATGGGCTAACACCCCTGGCGAGCAACAAATAAAACAACTGAAACCTGCAATTGATTCAAAAGGCAGAAAGGTTGGGGAGGAATGGTTTACAACGGTCAAAGTTGAGAATGCTTTAAACAG GTACCATGAAACTTGTGATAGTGCTAAAAATAAAGTTCTTGAATTGTTGAGAGGGCTTTCAAGTGAATTGCAGGACAAGATTAACATACTTGTCTTTTGCTCAACGGTGCTCATCGTAGCAAAAGCACTGTTTGGTCATGTTAG TGAGGCCCGAAGAAGAGGTTGGATGATTCCTACTATATCTCCCTTATCAAAG GACTGTATTGTGGAGGAAAGTTCAAGTGAAATGGAGTTAGTAGGGCTCTTTCCTTACTGGCTTGATGTTAATCAAGGGAATGCAATACTGAATGATGTCCACATGCACTCTTTATTTGTTCTGACTGGTCCAAATGGTGGTGGTAAATCTAGTATGCTGCGATCAGTCTGTGCAGCTGCATTGCTTGGAATCTGTGGCCTGATGGTGCCTTCATCTTCAGCTGTAATCCCACATTTTGATTCCATTATGCTGCATATGAAAGCCTATGATAGCCCAGCTGATGGGAAAAGTTCATTCCAG ATTGAAATGTCAGAGATACGCGCTTTAGTCAGCCGAGCTACTGCTAGGAGTCTCGTTCTGATTGATGAAATATGTAGGGGTACAGAAACTGCAAAAGGAACGTGTATAGCTGGTAGCATCATTGAAAGACTCGATACCGTTGGTTGTCTAGGGATCATATCAACTCATCTACATGGCATTTTTAACCTGCCTCTCTCACTCAGCAATACTGAATTTAAAGCTATGGGAACTGAAGTGATTGATGGGTGCGTTAATCCAACATGGAGATTAATGGATGGTATCTGTAGAGAAAGCCTTGCTTTTCAAACGGCAAGGGGGGAAGGCATGCCTGACTTGATAATTAGAAGGGCTGAGGAGCTATATTTGACTATGACTGCAAATAACAAGCAGGCAACATCAATGGTGCACAATGAACCTTCTAATGTCAGCTCCAGTGTAAATGGCTTGGTTGAGAAACCTGATTCTCTGAGAAACAGACAAGAAATTCTTCCTGGTGCGTTTGAGCCACGGCGGAGGGAAGTTGAGAGCGCTGTTACTATGATATGCAAGAAGAAACTGGTGGATCTCTACAACAAACGTAGCATCATAGAATTGGTTGATGTGGTCTGTGTTGCTGTTGGCGCTAGAGAGCAACCACCACCGTCAACTGTAGGCAGGTCTAGCATCTATGTAATTATCAGAAGTGACAGCAAGCTTTATGTTGGGCAG ACAGACGATCTTGTGGGGCGTCTTCATGCTCACAGATTGAAGGAAGGTATGCAGGATGCCACGATACTGTACATTGTGGTTCCTGGCAAGAGCGTTGCCTGCCAGCTGGAGACTCTTCTCATAAACCAGCTTCCTTTGAAAGGCTTCAAGCTCATCAACAAGGCAGATGGAAAGCACAGGAACTTTGGTATGTCTCGCATCTCCGAAGAGGCAATTGCGAGCCACTAA
- the LOC112898947 gene encoding protein LOW PSII ACCUMULATION 1, chloroplastic isoform X4, producing the protein MAATLRSPPSISVSVPCAALSASLHSSLPISRRPSLSCSRACRAGVRCSAANKPSPPPPTTPDSSEVSSMARIRSEVLSPFRSVRMFFYLAFMASGALGGLIALTQLLPALSNPARAAGAAETLKGLGIDAAAVALFAFLYSRESKAKDAQVGRLAREERLSRLKLRAGAGDGRPLALGELRGTARLVIVAGPGEFVAESFRRSQPLLRELAERAVLAVPFATDGNAPELRLDGAGEGGVDDDDDLARRSRRLWQLTPVYTTEWAQWLDDQKKLAGVPPDSPVYLSLRMDGRVRGSGVGYPPWQAFVAQLPPVKGMWSGLLDGMDGRVL; encoded by the exons ATGGCGGCGACCCTCCGGTCTCCCCCCTCCATCTCCGTCTCCGTCCCATGCGCCGCCCTCAGCGCCTCGCTCCACTCCTCGCTGCCAATTTCTCGCAGGCCATCGCTCTCCTGCAGCAGAGCATGCCGCGCCGGCGTCCGCTGCTCCGCCGCGAAcaagccctcccctcctccccccacCACTCCGGACAGCAGCGAGGTAag CTCCATGGCGAGGATACGGAGTGAGGTGCTGTCCCCGTTCCGGTCGGTGCGGATGTTCTTCTACCTCGCGTTCATGGCCAGCGGCGCGCTGGGGGGCCTCATCGCGCTCACGCAGCTCCTCCCGGCGCTGTCCAACCCCGCGAGGGCCGCCGGCGCGGCCGAGACGCTCAAGGGCCTGGGCATCGACGCCGCGGCCGTCGCGCTCTTCGCCTTCCTCTACTCGCGCGAGAGCAAGGCCAAGGACGCCCAGGTGGGCAGGCTCGCGCGGGAGGAGCGCCTGTCCAGGCTCAAgctccgcgccggcgccggggacgGCAGGCCGCTCGCGCTTGGCGAGCTGCGCGGCACCGCGCGGCTCGTCATCGTGGCGGGGCCCGGGGAGTTCGTCGCCGAGTCGTTCCGCCGGAGCCAGCCACTCCTGAGGGAGCTCGCGGAGAGGGCCGTGCTGGCGGTGCCCTTCGCCACGGACGGGAACGCGCCCGAGCTCCGGCTCGACggggccggcgagggcggcgtcgacgacgacgacgaccttgccaggaggagcaggaggctcTGGCAGCTCACGCCGGTGTACACCACTGAATGGGCACA ATGGTTAGACGATCAGAAGAAGCTGGCCGGCGTGCCACCTGATTCCCCCGT GTACCTCTCGCTCCGGATGGACGGGCGCGTCCGCGGCAGCGGCGTGGGCTACCCGCCGTGGCAAGCGTTCGTGGCGCAGCTGCCGCCGGTGAAAGGGATGTGGTCGGGCCTTCTCGACGGGATGGACGGCAGGGTGCTCTAG
- the LOC112898947 gene encoding protein LOW PSII ACCUMULATION 1, chloroplastic isoform X1, which translates to MRLRKAQALSLLLRLPPQTKQRVEDEIVPPSIRPDALVRTLHCRQASTQALPSPRWRRPSGLPPPSPSPSHAPPSAPRSTPRCQFLAGHRSPAAEHAAPASAAPPRTSPPLLPPPLRTAASSMARIRSEVLSPFRSVRMFFYLAFMASGALGGLIALTQLLPALSNPARAAGAAETLKGLGIDAAAVALFAFLYSRESKAKDAQVGRLAREERLSRLKLRAGAGDGRPLALGELRGTARLVIVAGPGEFVAESFRRSQPLLRELAERAVLAVPFATDGNAPELRLDGAGEGGVDDDDDLARRSRRLWQLTPVYTTEWAHFLVPDDCRWLDDQKKLAGVPPDSPVYLSLRMDGRVRGSGVGYPPWQAFVAQLPPVKGMWSGLLDGMDGRVL; encoded by the exons ATGCGGCTGCGTAAGGCCCAGGCTCTGTCCTTGCTGTTGCGCCTGCCGCCACAAACCAAGCAGCGGGTGGAAGATGAAATCGTACCACCATCCATCCGACCAGACGCTCTGGTCCGCACTCTGCACTGCAGGCAGGCAAGCACGCAGGCCTTGCCGTCCCCGAGATGGCGGCGACCCTCCGGTCTCCCCCCTCCATCTCCGTCTCCGTCCCATGCGCCGCCCTCAGCGCCTCGCTCCACTCCTCGCTGCCAATTTCTCGCAGGCCATCGCTCTCCTGCAGCAGAGCATGCCGCGCCGGCGTCCGCTGCTCCGCCGCGAAcaagccctcccctcctccccccacCACTCCGGACAGCAGCGAG CTCCATGGCGAGGATACGGAGTGAGGTGCTGTCCCCGTTCCGGTCGGTGCGGATGTTCTTCTACCTCGCGTTCATGGCCAGCGGCGCGCTGGGGGGCCTCATCGCGCTCACGCAGCTCCTCCCGGCGCTGTCCAACCCCGCGAGGGCCGCCGGCGCGGCCGAGACGCTCAAGGGCCTGGGCATCGACGCCGCGGCCGTCGCGCTCTTCGCCTTCCTCTACTCGCGCGAGAGCAAGGCCAAGGACGCCCAGGTGGGCAGGCTCGCGCGGGAGGAGCGCCTGTCCAGGCTCAAgctccgcgccggcgccggggacgGCAGGCCGCTCGCGCTTGGCGAGCTGCGCGGCACCGCGCGGCTCGTCATCGTGGCGGGGCCCGGGGAGTTCGTCGCCGAGTCGTTCCGCCGGAGCCAGCCACTCCTGAGGGAGCTCGCGGAGAGGGCCGTGCTGGCGGTGCCCTTCGCCACGGACGGGAACGCGCCCGAGCTCCGGCTCGACggggccggcgagggcggcgtcgacgacgacgacgaccttgccaggaggagcaggaggctcTGGCAGCTCACGCCGGTGTACACCACTGAATGGGCACA CTTTCTTGTGCCTGATGATTGCAGATGGTTAGACGATCAGAAGAAGCTGGCCGGCGTGCCACCTGATTCCCCCGT GTACCTCTCGCTCCGGATGGACGGGCGCGTCCGCGGCAGCGGCGTGGGCTACCCGCCGTGGCAAGCGTTCGTGGCGCAGCTGCCGCCGGTGAAAGGGATGTGGTCGGGCCTTCTCGACGGGATGGACGGCAGGGTGCTCTAG
- the LOC112898947 gene encoding protein LOW PSII ACCUMULATION 1, chloroplastic isoform X2 — protein MARIRSEVLSPFRSVRMFFYLAFMASGALGGLIALTQLLPALSNPARAAGAAETLKGLGIDAAAVALFAFLYSRESKAKDAQVGRLAREERLSRLKLRAGAGDGRPLALGELRGTARLVIVAGPGEFVAESFRRSQPLLRELAERAVLAVPFATDGNAPELRLDGAGEGGVDDDDDLARRSRRLWQLTPVYTTEWAQWLDDQKKLAGVPPDSPVYLSLRMDGRVRGSGVGYPPWQAFVAQLPPVKGMWSGLLDGMDGRVL, from the exons ATGGCGAGGATACGGAGTGAGGTGCTGTCCCCGTTCCGGTCGGTGCGGATGTTCTTCTACCTCGCGTTCATGGCCAGCGGCGCGCTGGGGGGCCTCATCGCGCTCACGCAGCTCCTCCCGGCGCTGTCCAACCCCGCGAGGGCCGCCGGCGCGGCCGAGACGCTCAAGGGCCTGGGCATCGACGCCGCGGCCGTCGCGCTCTTCGCCTTCCTCTACTCGCGCGAGAGCAAGGCCAAGGACGCCCAGGTGGGCAGGCTCGCGCGGGAGGAGCGCCTGTCCAGGCTCAAgctccgcgccggcgccggggacgGCAGGCCGCTCGCGCTTGGCGAGCTGCGCGGCACCGCGCGGCTCGTCATCGTGGCGGGGCCCGGGGAGTTCGTCGCCGAGTCGTTCCGCCGGAGCCAGCCACTCCTGAGGGAGCTCGCGGAGAGGGCCGTGCTGGCGGTGCCCTTCGCCACGGACGGGAACGCGCCCGAGCTCCGGCTCGACggggccggcgagggcggcgtcgacgacgacgacgaccttgccaggaggagcaggaggctcTGGCAGCTCACGCCGGTGTACACCACTGAATGGGCACA ATGGTTAGACGATCAGAAGAAGCTGGCCGGCGTGCCACCTGATTCCCCCGT GTACCTCTCGCTCCGGATGGACGGGCGCGTCCGCGGCAGCGGCGTGGGCTACCCGCCGTGGCAAGCGTTCGTGGCGCAGCTGCCGCCGGTGAAAGGGATGTGGTCGGGCCTTCTCGACGGGATGGACGGCAGGGTGCTCTAG